TGCTCATGGGCTGGGAGCCTCACACCGTGGAGCGCGGCGACGTGGTGCTGGTCTGGGGAGCGACGGGCGGGCTCGGCAGCATGGCGCTCGAGATCACGCGGGCCCAGGGCGGGCGGGCCGTCGCCGTCGTCTCCGACGAAGCGAAGCGCAAGTTCTGCGCTGAGCACGGCGCCGCCGGCGTCATCAACCGGACGCAGTTCGACCACTGGGGGCCCATGCCCGACACGAAGGACGCCAAGGCCTACGGCACGTGGGCCAAGGGCGCGCGCGCCTTCGGCAAGGCCATCTGGGACGCGCTCGGGGAGAAGGTGAGCCCGCGCATCGTCTTCGAGCATCCGGGCGAGGCGACGCTGCCGACTTCCGAATTCGTCTGCGCCACGGGCGGCATGATCGTGATCTGCGCCGGCACCACCGGTTACAACGTCACGCTCGACCTGCGCTATCACTGGATGCGGCAGAAGCGCTTCCAGGGCAGCCATCTCTCGAACGACCAGCAGGCCGCGGCCGTCACCAGGCTCGTTGCGGAGGGCAAGGTGGATCCGTGTCTCTCGCAGACCTACGTCTTCGACGACATCGCCCTTTGCCACCAGCTCATGCTCGAGAACAAGCACCCGTACGGCAACATGGGCGTGCTGGTCAACGCGCCCGGGCCCGGGCTCGGCGCCTCCTAGGAGGGAGCTCCATGCCGGCGGATACCGCGACGGCGCAGTTCAACAACGTGGCGCGCTACGAGGCGCTGATGGACGTGGCGCGCAACCGGATGACCAACCGCGCCTTCGCGCCCTGGGACATCCCGCGCGAGCACTTCGAGATGATCCTGGAGGCCGCGCGGCATGCGCCCTCTGGCGCCAACGCCCAGCCGTGGCACTACATCGTCG
The Candidatus Methylomirabilota bacterium genome window above contains:
- the ccrA gene encoding crotonyl-CoA carboxylase/reductase gives rise to the protein MADLFDLGVKPPLGLVPARMHAYLVRQNRFGQPREAWKREVIPTPTIGPDEVLIYVMASGINFNNVWAALGQPLDVIAERQKLGEPEDFHAGGSDCSGIVWAVGKAVKSVKVGDEVIVHSGWWRPDDPWVLSGKDPMLAESTRIWGYQTNYGSYCQFARAQAHQCVPKPKRLSWEAAGCFLLCASTAYRMLMGWEPHTVERGDVVLVWGATGGLGSMALEITRAQGGRAVAVVSDEAKRKFCAEHGAAGVINRTQFDHWGPMPDTKDAKAYGTWAKGARAFGKAIWDALGEKVSPRIVFEHPGEATLPTSEFVCATGGMIVICAGTTGYNVTLDLRYHWMRQKRFQGSHLSNDQQAAAVTRLVAEGKVDPCLSQTYVFDDIALCHQLMLENKHPYGNMGVLVNAPGPGLGAS